One segment of Primulina tabacum isolate GXHZ01 chromosome 14, ASM2559414v2, whole genome shotgun sequence DNA contains the following:
- the LOC142523955 gene encoding uncharacterized protein LOC142523955, translating to MWSYVTGVRVKPTDDHANDYAALVDNWEADNSKIITWINNSVTHSIGVQLAKYETAKEVWDHLARLYTQSNFAKQYQLESDIRALQQNDMSIQEFYSAMSNLWDQLALTESAELRAFEPYISRREAQRLVQFLMALWNDFEGLRGTILHQEIRLKSKVDKVSVTNTTPSVFAAHQHSPPSNQKRSAPKVSPDECAFCKGKGHWKAQCPKLLSKGKQQQQQRPPQQQRPPQTAPWSYRPPQSNNAVAAPSLDPYMFEQFQQFLTS from the exons ATGTGGAGCTATGTTACAGGTGTGCGGGTTAAACCTACAGACGACCATGCAAACGATTATGCGGCCTTGGTCGACAATTGGGAGGCTGATAATTCGAAGATTATTACGTGGATTAACAATTCTGTTACTCACTCTATTGGTGTTCAGTTGGCTAAGTATGAGACGGCTAAAGAGGTATGGGATCATCTGGCTAGATTGTATACGCAGTCTAATTTCGCCAAACAATATCAATTGGAGTCAGATATTCGCGCACTTCAGCAGAATGATATGAGTATTCAAGAGTTTTATTCTGCCATGAGTAATCTCTGGGATCAGTTGGCTCTCACTGAGTCTGCAGAGCTGCGAGCATTTGAACCGTATATTTCTCGTAGAGAAGCACAACGTCTGGTACAGTTTTTGATGGCCCTTTGGAATGATTTCGAGGGATTGCGTGGGACAATTCTACATC AGGAGATTCGGCTTAAGTCTAAAGTAGATAAGGTGTCTGTCACAAATACGACTCCATCCGTCTTTGCTGCTCATCAACATTCTCCACCTAGCAACCAAAAGAGATCAGCTCCTAAGGTCTCTCCGGATGAATGTGCTTTCTGCAAGGGGAAAGGTCATTGGAAGGCTCAGTGTCCGAAATTGCTGAGTAAAGGCaagcaacaacaacaacaacgacCACCGCAACAACAACGCCCACCGCAGACTGCTCCATGGTCGTATCGCCCACCTCAGTCCAACAATGCAGTTGCTGCCCCGTCTTTGGATCCATATATGTTTGAGCAATTTCAGCAGTTCCTTACTTCATAG